A stretch of the Balearica regulorum gibbericeps isolate bBalReg1 chromosome 25, bBalReg1.pri, whole genome shotgun sequence genome encodes the following:
- the LMOD1 gene encoding leiomodin-1, with protein sequence MSKVAKYRRQVSEDPDIDSLLSTLSPEEMEELEKELDVVDPDGSIPLELSQKNQTENSSSGPQNCDTMLNHCEKDTRKLIQREHSIDESRLSEKNKGAKNEEEKGKEAPSKDLARKRDTKVGKDSKKEESVQKTDPKVKAEAETKTKEESAINSKVKAMEKKLMGKDKKEEEKGSTLKDTGKDKKDEEKGSALKKDARKDKKEEEKGSALKKDAGKDKKEDEKGSAAKKETGKDKKEEEKGSALKKGTGKDKKEEDKSSGLKKEAGKDTKGEDKKENDKKEEEKSSALKKSKAVEKEKSQPEAEKAVEEKQEAKVAAESSPSKPTTGSSSDQAKDDEASSIFDELIEKVKNNDAEVTEVNVNNSDCINNETLVRFTEALEFNTVVKLFALANTRADDHVAFAIAIMLKSNKVLTSINLDSNHITGKGILAIFRALLQNNTLTELRFHNQRHICGGKTEMEIAKLLKENTTLLKLGYHFELAGPRMTVTNLLSRNMDKQRQKRLQEQKLAQERGEKKDLLEVPKPGALPKGSPKPSPQPSPKASPKSSPKKGGAPAAPPPPPPPLAPPLINENLRNSLSPATQRKLGDRVLPVQEKNSRDQLLAAIRSSNLKQLKKVEVPKLLQ encoded by the exons ATGTCCAAAGTGGCCAAATATCGGCGACAAGTTAGTGAAGATCCAGATATTGACAGTTTGTTGTCTACTCTGTCTCCAGAGGAGatggaagagctggaaaaggagcTGGATGTGGTGGATCCAGATGGAAGCATCCCTCTGGAGCTCAGtcagaaaaaccaaacagaaaattccTCATCTGGCCCGCAAAACTGCGACACAATGCTCAATCACTGCGAAAAGGACACCAGGAAACTAATTCAGAGGGAACACTCGATAGAC GAGAGCAGATTGAGCGAGAAGAATAAGGGAGCCaagaatgaagaagaaaagggaaaggaagctCCTTCCAAAGACCTGGCCCGGAAACGAGATACAAAAGTGGGGAAAGACtctaaaaaggaagaaagtgttCAGAAAACAGACCCAAAAGTTAAAGCTGAGGCTGAGACCAAGACCAAAGAGGAGAGCGCTATCAACAGCAAAGTCAAGGCCATGGAGAAAAAGCTGATGGGGAAGgacaaaaaagaggaagagaagggctCAACGTTGAAGGACACAGGGAAGgataaaaaagatgaagaaaagggTTCAGCGTTAAAGAAGGATGCAAGGAAggataaaaaggaggaagaaaagggctCAGCATTAAAGAAGGATGCAGGCAAGgataaaaaggaagatgagaagGGCTCAGCAGCAAAGAAGGAGACAGGGaaggacaaaaaagaagaagaaaagggttCTGCATTGAAGAAGGGCACAGGGAAGgacaaaaaggaggaagataagagttcaggattaaaaaaagaggcaggaaaagacacaaagggagaagataagaaagaaaatgataaaaaagaagaggaaaagagttcagctttgaaaaaatcaaAGGCAGTCGAGAAGGAGAAATCCCAgccagaggcagaaaaggcagTGGAGGAGAAACAGGAGGCCAAGGTGGCAGCCGAGAGCAGCCCCTCCAAGCCCACCACCGGCAGCTCCTCAGATCAAGCCAAGGATGATGAAGCCTCCAGCATTTTTGATGAGCTTATCGAGAAGGTGAAGAACAACGACGCTGAGGTCACCGAAGTGAACGTGAACAACTCAGACTGTATCAACAATGAGACCCTAGTGCGCTTCACTGAGGCCCTGGAGTTCAACACCGTGGTCAAGCTGTTTGCCTTGGCCAACACCCGTGCTGACGACCACGTGGCCTTCGCCATTGCCATCATGCTGAAGTCCAACAAAGTGCTGACAAGCATCAACCTGGACTCCAACCACATCACAGGCAAGGGCATCCTGGCCATTTTCCGGGCACTGCTGCAGAACAACACGCTGACAGAACTGCGTTTCCACAACCAGCGGCACATCTGTGGGGGGAAGACGGAGATGGAGATTGCCAAGCTCTTGAAGGAAAACACCACACTCCTGAAGCTGGGCTACCACTTCGAGCTGGCCGGACCACGCATGACAGTCACCAACCTGCTGAGCCGAAACATGGACAAACAGAGGCAGAAACGCCTCCAGGAGCAGAAACTGGCACAGGAACGCGGGGAGAAGAAAGACCTCCTGGAGGTGCCCAAGCCCGGAGCCCTGCCAAAGGGGTCCCCCAAGCCATCCCCACAGCCATCCCCCAAGGCTTCCCCCAAAAGCTCTCCCAAGAAGGGGGGGGCCCCTGCCGCAccacccccacctcctcctccactcGCCCCACCACTGATCAACGAGAACCTGAGGAACTCGCTCTCGCCGGCCACACAGAGGAAGTTGGGAGACCGGGTGCTGCCGGTCCAAGAGAAGAACTCACGGGACCAGCTCCTGGCAGCCATCCGCTCCAGCAACCTCAAACAGCTCAAGAAG